Proteins encoded in a region of the Myxococcales bacterium genome:
- a CDS encoding radical SAM protein, which produces MTKTLTNYDPAEPLRILLMRSGGHFASTDFPDAPMVGPPKSLLYLAGVFADDPGVRVRMLDVLAHPDFEQIARDRENPPFYFGMSEPDVAKRLAAERPHVVGITSTANYYFEDTIRLIALVRAICPDALILLGGPDATNDTARYFERAPALDAIVLREGERTFRHLITALREGRDWSDVRAIVRREGDGLVRTDGEPFAVELDEFRCDYSIADLERYFELARRGYPSRLGIQYPGSHRSIDLVTSRGCVYRCTFCCIYLHMGRRFRVHSVQRVLDEMRALVETHGVRNFHFEDDDLLGDLPRFKEILRGIIEAGWDITWDTPNGVRADRIDEELMNLCRRSGCAYLIFGIESGSARVRDKLIRKDMSLEDVERACRLCFEYEIDSLGYYMFGIPGETQAEMRETYDFAFRLFREYNCTPVFQIWRPYRNTPLEKKVRDTARISAPKIYTVARSHGLPYALFYSLVYQDDEVTLDFLAKHFDDYIHDALKVAILNWLRITSRRPASFLETVASLARIVAGSVRTPIPARTMLQGYLHSVGLTPFAQMRGLGREPLRVVRDRPRAGVKS; this is translated from the coding sequence ATGACCAAGACCTTGACGAACTACGATCCCGCAGAGCCCCTTCGCATATTGCTCATGCGCTCGGGCGGGCACTTCGCCAGCACGGATTTCCCCGACGCGCCGATGGTCGGCCCTCCGAAGAGCCTCCTGTACCTCGCGGGCGTCTTCGCGGACGATCCGGGCGTGCGCGTGCGAATGCTCGACGTCCTGGCCCACCCGGACTTCGAGCAGATCGCGCGCGACCGGGAGAACCCACCCTTCTACTTCGGTATGAGCGAGCCGGACGTCGCCAAGAGGCTCGCGGCCGAGCGACCCCACGTGGTCGGCATCACCTCGACCGCCAACTACTACTTCGAGGACACGATACGGCTCATCGCGCTCGTGCGCGCGATCTGTCCTGACGCGCTCATCCTGCTCGGCGGCCCAGACGCGACGAACGACACCGCCCGCTACTTCGAGCGAGCCCCCGCGCTCGACGCGATCGTCCTCCGCGAGGGCGAGCGCACTTTCCGTCACCTCATCACGGCGCTCCGCGAGGGACGCGACTGGAGCGACGTGCGCGCGATCGTGCGGCGCGAAGGCGACGGGCTGGTGCGCACCGACGGCGAACCCTTCGCCGTCGAGCTGGACGAGTTCCGCTGCGACTACTCCATCGCCGATCTCGAGCGCTATTTCGAGCTCGCGCGCCGGGGCTACCCCTCGCGCCTCGGCATCCAGTACCCGGGCTCGCACCGCTCGATCGACCTCGTCACGAGCCGAGGGTGTGTCTACCGCTGCACGTTCTGCTGCATCTACCTGCACATGGGCCGGCGCTTCCGCGTGCACAGCGTGCAGCGCGTGCTGGACGAGATGCGGGCCCTCGTCGAGACCCACGGCGTCCGCAATTTTCACTTCGAGGACGACGATCTGCTCGGCGATCTGCCTCGCTTCAAGGAGATCTTGCGCGGCATCATCGAGGCCGGCTGGGACATCACGTGGGACACGCCGAACGGCGTCCGCGCCGACCGCATCGACGAGGAGCTCATGAACCTGTGCCGGCGCTCGGGCTGCGCCTACCTCATCTTCGGCATCGAGAGCGGGAGCGCCCGCGTGCGCGACAAGCTCATTCGAAAAGATATGAGCCTCGAGGACGTGGAGCGCGCCTGCCGCCTCTGCTTCGAGTACGAAATCGACAGTCTCGGTTATTACATGTTCGGCATTCCTGGAGAGACCCAGGCGGAGATGCGAGAGACGTACGACTTCGCGTTCCGCTTGTTCCGGGAGTACAACTGCACACCCGTATTCCAGATCTGGCGACCCTACCGGAACACGCCACTCGAGAAGAAGGTGCGTGACACGGCGCGCATCAGCGCTCCGAAGATTTACACGGTCGCGCGGAGCCACGGCCTCCCGTACGCGCTCTTCTATAGCCTCGTGTACCAGGACGACGAGGTCACTCTCGACTTCCTGGCGAAGCACTTCGACGACTACATCCACGACGCGCTCAAGGTCGCGATCCTCAACTGGCTGCGCATCACCAGCCGTCGCCCGGCGAGCTTCCTCGAGACCGTGGCGAGCCTCGCGCGGATCGTCGCTGGCAGCGTGCGGACCCCGATCCCGGCGCGGACCATGCTTCAGGGATACCTCCACAGCGTGGGCCTCACGCCCTTCGCGCAGATGCGCGGGCTCGGGCGCGAGCCGCTTCGAGTCGTGCGCGACCGGCCACGCGCCGGGGTCAAGTCGTGA
- a CDS encoding MMPL family transporter: MKGGDVPRRRLAQVLSRLSRLVELPERRPSVMLVIGTVVLAVALAMASKLRVVAGLEDLLPRGRASVVELERVRERVPAVSSLTIVLEGAEPGAVKEAERDITTAVSAMGLPWVGSVESGMGDAVAFLEPRAGLYVASDKLESLAADLERRVDWEVQRTAGLLLDERTEEPPPITAENVRKRLGLATSTAPHPRATYGSTDGRTAVLVVHTAVLNSDFAASQEAVRRVRAAVETLHLERRSGSLRFGLSGGLVSAARAQATIEADLVNVGAIGTLAILGVVFLYYLRLRMVACLVVAVAVGVAITFGAARPLVGELNTATGFLMTIVAGNGINPGIIYLARYLEARRAGVPHPAALSEARRETWLPTLGASGAAALAYGALVVSEFRGFRDFGLLGSFGMVCCWLCTFAFLPPMLTLAESIAPLRASREEARGWLGRATSQGLRFGVPFAWLAARRPRLLAVLGLLLAVVAAATTLRHASGGAMEHELRRVYDSATPDPETLRLAALSEDASADVSVDGMAILVDRTEQVPWLVAALTARRDAAPGDAKPFAAIHTLQDFVPRDQEKTIPLLLEIKEHVLRARARGFVSDTDFVEISRYLPPDDVRPFALADLPASVARPFTERDGTRGRIVYLTPTTPELVHDARYLARWADSFRRTELPDGSVVLGSGRAVVHADIWAAVASDVPKATALALLVTLGVIALVFRRPAAIALVAATLLVGVAWMTGLLSALGVRLNVLNFIALPITFGVGADYAVNVMQRSLRDGPGRALGAVRETGGAVVLCSLTTILGYLALAGSTSAGVRSLGFAAVTGEVTCLLAAMLVLPCVLLWRDGSRTSPGPSPSPAARRDLTAESPP, translated from the coding sequence GTGAAGGGCGGAGACGTCCCTCGCCGTCGGCTCGCGCAGGTGCTCTCGCGGCTCTCGCGGCTCGTGGAGCTCCCGGAGCGGAGGCCCTCCGTCATGCTCGTCATTGGCACGGTGGTCCTGGCCGTGGCGCTCGCCATGGCCTCGAAGCTCCGAGTCGTGGCGGGCCTCGAAGATCTGCTGCCGCGAGGGCGGGCGTCGGTCGTCGAGCTCGAGCGCGTCCGCGAGCGGGTCCCGGCTGTCTCGTCGCTCACGATCGTGCTCGAGGGCGCCGAGCCCGGAGCGGTGAAGGAGGCCGAGAGGGACATCACGACCGCCGTCTCGGCGATGGGTCTCCCCTGGGTGGGGAGCGTCGAGTCTGGCATGGGCGACGCGGTCGCTTTTCTCGAGCCGCGCGCGGGCCTCTACGTTGCGAGCGACAAGCTCGAGTCTCTCGCCGCCGATCTCGAGCGACGCGTGGACTGGGAGGTCCAGCGGACAGCGGGGCTCCTGCTCGACGAGAGGACCGAGGAGCCCCCGCCCATCACGGCCGAGAACGTGCGCAAGCGCCTCGGCCTCGCCACGTCGACCGCACCGCACCCACGAGCGACCTACGGCTCGACCGACGGCCGCACCGCTGTGCTGGTGGTGCACACGGCCGTGCTGAACAGTGACTTCGCTGCGTCTCAGGAGGCCGTCCGGCGCGTCCGCGCGGCCGTCGAGACGCTCCACCTCGAGCGGCGGTCCGGATCGCTCCGCTTCGGGCTGAGCGGCGGCCTCGTCTCGGCCGCGAGGGCGCAGGCGACCATCGAGGCCGATCTGGTGAACGTGGGGGCGATCGGCACACTCGCCATCCTGGGCGTCGTGTTCCTCTACTACCTGCGCCTCCGCATGGTCGCGTGTCTCGTCGTGGCCGTGGCCGTCGGCGTGGCGATCACGTTCGGCGCGGCGCGCCCACTCGTCGGCGAGCTCAACACCGCGACTGGATTCCTCATGACGATCGTCGCGGGGAATGGCATCAATCCGGGGATCATCTACCTCGCGCGCTACCTCGAGGCGCGGCGGGCGGGCGTCCCGCACCCCGCCGCGCTGAGCGAGGCGCGGCGCGAGACGTGGCTCCCGACCCTGGGCGCTTCTGGCGCGGCGGCGCTCGCGTACGGCGCGCTCGTCGTGAGCGAATTCCGCGGCTTCCGGGACTTCGGGCTGCTCGGGAGCTTCGGCATGGTCTGCTGCTGGCTCTGCACGTTCGCATTTCTTCCGCCCATGCTGACTCTGGCCGAGAGCATCGCCCCGCTGCGGGCGTCGCGCGAAGAGGCCCGAGGGTGGCTCGGCCGCGCGACGAGCCAGGGCCTCCGCTTCGGCGTCCCGTTCGCGTGGCTCGCCGCCCGACGCCCGCGCCTGCTCGCGGTGCTCGGCCTGCTCCTCGCGGTCGTCGCCGCTGCGACCACCCTGCGGCACGCGTCGGGCGGAGCGATGGAGCACGAGCTACGTCGGGTATACGACAGCGCGACCCCGGACCCGGAGACGCTGCGCCTCGCGGCGCTCTCCGAGGACGCCTCGGCCGACGTGAGCGTCGACGGGATGGCCATCCTCGTGGACCGCACCGAGCAGGTGCCGTGGCTCGTCGCCGCGCTCACCGCGCGACGCGACGCAGCGCCCGGCGATGCCAAGCCGTTCGCCGCGATCCACACACTCCAGGATTTCGTCCCTCGCGATCAAGAGAAGACGATCCCGCTCCTGCTCGAGATCAAGGAGCATGTCCTTCGCGCGAGGGCGCGCGGGTTCGTGTCGGACACGGACTTCGTCGAGATCTCTCGCTACCTGCCGCCCGACGACGTGCGCCCCTTCGCGCTCGCCGATCTCCCCGCGAGCGTGGCGCGGCCCTTCACGGAGCGCGACGGCACGCGCGGCCGGATCGTCTACCTCACGCCGACCACTCCCGAGCTCGTGCATGACGCGCGGTACCTCGCGCGGTGGGCCGACTCGTTCCGCCGCACCGAGCTGCCCGACGGGAGCGTGGTGCTCGGCTCGGGCCGCGCGGTCGTTCACGCCGACATCTGGGCGGCGGTCGCGAGCGACGTCCCCAAGGCGACCGCGCTCGCGCTCCTCGTCACGCTCGGCGTCATCGCCCTCGTCTTCCGAAGGCCCGCCGCGATCGCGCTCGTCGCCGCGACGCTCCTCGTCGGCGTCGCGTGGATGACCGGGCTCCTGTCCGCGCTCGGCGTGCGGCTCAACGTGCTGAACTTCATCGCTCTCCCCATCACCTTCGGCGTGGGGGCCGACTACGCGGTGAACGTGATGCAGCGCTCCCTCCGCGACGGGCCCGGCCGCGCGCTCGGGGCGGTCCGCGAGACGGGTGGGGCGGTCGTCCTGTGCAGCCTGACGACCATCCTCGGCTATCTGGCGCTGGCGGGCTCGACGAGCGCGGGCGTGAGGAGCCTCGGCTTCGCCGCGGTGACGGGGGAGGTGACCTGCCTCCTCGCGGCCATGCTCGTCCTCCCGTGTGTCCTCTTGTGGCGCGACGGCTCTCGGACGAGCCCGGGCCCCTCGCCGTCGCCGGCGGCGCGAAGAGACCTCACCGCGGAGTCGCCCCCATGA
- a CDS encoding SBBP repeat-containing protein, producing MKSPAHPTPRGDSLLLRVFPVVLAALVLSLLSPRSVARAPAPSPLASGHAAGVSGAAAPPAKWGHLPMRFEENAGQVDDQVRFVARGGGTTLFLTDEGATLTLHPPGAARSAQGPGSPRRLPHELARPAVEAPPRPDTVLRMTVAGGRRVSPRAEQKLITISNYFIGNDHSKWRTDIPNFGRVVYPGVLDGVDLVYHGEEGQLEYDFVVAPGADSGAIALDVAGAQELSLTDVGDLAIRTEHGVLVQPRPRVYQRGRRGETEEIAAGYRLIGERGVGFVVAAYDRRRELVIDPVLEYSSGFGPRVYMDGGVAVDGSRSAYVVGCSDRGGLATGSPKSTFVAKLTPSGDALIYGTYFGGASGGDCATDLATDATGSAYFTGRATSTDLPLQAPIQPTKASTTPFGGDAFVAKLSPLGNALVYSTYLGGTGEDYATGIAVDPAGAAYVTGTTGSTNFPTQNAFQAASAGGDDIFLAKLSPAGGSLVFSTYLGGSGGDSGASVAVDRLGSAYVVGATTSPNFPTQFALQAANAGGPAGLDTDAFVTKFSAAGTALVYSTYLGGTGFDGTTSVAVDAAGSAHVAGSTGSTDFPTRNALQAVYGGPPPTPSTSEGDAFVAKLTPTGGALVYSTYFGGSQGDYGGGIAIDNAGNAYLSGGTRSSDLPTINAFAVFAGRLPGSDAFVAKLTPTGASLLYSTYVGISGWGGWNIAVDSAGSAYLVGGTTQLPPLFSFLAPFDPRGAGEISEFGVGFIAKLSVPSPTLTPPTSAVAPGGTVTFAATDGTGPTYTFAFETNASGGTLDPVTGVYVAGPTGGVTDVVVVVDSQGGTATASVTVSSPVADAGPDATIVDASADAAPVLDAGDAAAKDASPTADASSPVPSPAPSGDASAAVIPTGDSFGGGGCGCRTSGAPASGGAAGLGVLGVLALVARRRSRLEQDSRSDKRHS from the coding sequence ATGAAGTCACCCGCCCATCCCACGCCCCGCGGCGATTCGCTGCTCCTCCGCGTATTCCCCGTGGTGCTCGCCGCGCTGGTGCTGTCGCTCTTGTCTCCTCGCTCGGTGGCGCGCGCGCCGGCGCCCTCGCCGCTCGCGTCGGGTCACGCGGCAGGCGTGAGCGGGGCAGCCGCGCCGCCGGCAAAGTGGGGACACCTGCCCATGCGCTTTGAAGAGAACGCGGGCCAGGTGGACGACCAGGTCCGCTTCGTCGCGCGCGGCGGCGGCACGACGCTCTTCCTCACCGACGAGGGCGCCACGCTCACGCTGCACCCGCCGGGTGCGGCGCGCTCGGCCCAGGGCCCCGGGTCGCCGAGGCGGCTCCCCCACGAGCTCGCCCGGCCCGCGGTCGAGGCCCCGCCGCGCCCCGACACGGTGCTTCGCATGACGGTCGCCGGCGGACGGCGCGTCTCGCCTCGCGCCGAGCAGAAGCTCATCACGATCTCCAACTACTTCATCGGCAACGACCACTCCAAGTGGCGCACCGACATCCCCAACTTCGGCCGTGTGGTTTACCCCGGCGTGCTCGACGGCGTCGACCTCGTCTACCACGGCGAAGAGGGGCAGCTCGAATACGACTTCGTGGTCGCGCCCGGCGCCGACTCGGGCGCGATCGCCTTGGACGTCGCGGGCGCGCAGGAGCTCTCGCTCACCGACGTGGGCGACCTGGCGATTCGCACCGAACACGGGGTGCTCGTGCAGCCCCGGCCCAGGGTGTACCAGCGCGGGAGGCGAGGGGAGACCGAGGAGATCGCCGCGGGGTATCGGCTGATCGGGGAGCGTGGGGTCGGGTTCGTGGTGGCCGCGTATGACCGCCGGCGGGAGCTCGTGATCGACCCGGTGCTGGAGTATTCGTCCGGCTTTGGCCCACGCGTCTACATGGATGGCGGGGTCGCCGTGGATGGATCGCGAAGCGCGTACGTGGTGGGCTGTAGTGACAGAGGCGGACTCGCGACGGGGAGCCCCAAGAGCACGTTCGTGGCGAAGCTCACACCCTCTGGAGATGCGCTCATCTATGGAACGTACTTTGGAGGAGCTTCGGGCGGGGATTGCGCGACGGACCTCGCGACAGACGCAACCGGCAGCGCCTATTTCACCGGAAGAGCCACGTCGACGGACCTGCCGCTTCAAGCTCCGATCCAGCCGACCAAGGCCTCCACGACCCCGTTCGGCGGGGACGCCTTTGTCGCCAAACTCTCTCCATTAGGAAACGCGCTCGTTTACTCGACCTACCTCGGCGGAACAGGCGAGGATTACGCCACTGGAATCGCGGTAGACCCGGCCGGCGCAGCGTACGTCACCGGGACGACTGGCTCGACGAACTTTCCAACCCAGAATGCGTTTCAAGCGGCGAGCGCCGGAGGGGATGACATTTTTCTTGCGAAGCTGTCGCCAGCGGGAGGCTCCCTGGTGTTCTCCACCTATCTCGGCGGCAGCGGTGGGGATTCGGGCGCGAGTGTAGCCGTCGATCGACTCGGGAGTGCCTACGTGGTTGGCGCGACGACGTCTCCGAATTTCCCGACGCAGTTCGCTCTCCAGGCGGCGAACGCGGGGGGGCCCGCAGGTCTCGACACGGATGCGTTCGTGACCAAGTTCTCCGCTGCGGGAACCGCGCTCGTCTATTCTACGTATTTGGGCGGGACCGGCTTCGACGGGACCACGAGCGTTGCGGTCGACGCCGCGGGAAGCGCGCACGTGGCGGGGAGCACGGGCTCCACGGATTTCCCTACGCGGAACGCGCTGCAGGCAGTCTACGGTGGACCTCCACCGACTCCGTCGACGAGCGAAGGCGACGCGTTCGTCGCCAAGCTCACTCCGACCGGCGGCGCACTCGTCTACTCCACGTACTTCGGCGGCTCCCAGGGAGACTACGGCGGGGGCATCGCGATCGATAATGCAGGCAACGCCTACCTCTCAGGGGGCACGAGGTCGAGCGACCTTCCCACCATCAACGCGTTTGCAGTGTTCGCTGGTCGTCTGCCAGGGTCGGACGCCTTCGTGGCGAAGTTGACACCGACAGGCGCGTCGCTCCTCTATTCCACTTACGTAGGCATCTCAGGGTGGGGTGGTTGGAATATCGCTGTCGACTCCGCGGGGTCCGCCTATCTCGTCGGAGGGACGACCCAGCTCCCTCCCTTGTTTTCCTTCTTGGCCCCCTTCGACCCCAGGGGTGCAGGGGAGATCTCCGAGTTCGGCGTGGGCTTCATCGCGAAGCTCTCGGTCCCCTCCCCCACCCTCACGCCGCCCACGTCTGCGGTCGCGCCCGGTGGCACCGTCACCTTCGCCGCCACCGACGGCACCGGGCCGACCTACACCTTCGCCTTCGAGACCAACGCCTCGGGCGGCACGCTCGACCCCGTCACCGGTGTCTACGTCGCGGGGCCCACCGGGGGCGTGACCGACGTCGTCGTGGTCGTCGACTCCCAGGGAGGCACCGCCACCGCGTCGGTCACGGTGTCCTCGCCGGTCGCGGACGCCGGACCCGACGCGACGATCGTGGACGCGAGCGCGGACGCGGCTCCCGTGCTCGATGCGGGCGACGCGGCCGCAAAGGACGCGAGCCCGACGGCCGACGCGAGCTCCCCTGTGCCGAGCCCCGCCCCGAGTGGTGACGCCTCGGCGGCCGTGATCCCCACGGGGGACTCGTTCGGGGGCGGCGGCTGCGGGTGCCGCACGTCGGGGGCTCCTGCCTCGGGCGGCGCGGCAGGGCTCGGCGTCCTCGGGGTTCTGGCCCTCGTGGCGCGCAGACGCTCGCGGCTCGAGCAAGATTCACGAAGCGACAAGAGGCACTCATGA